Proteins from a single region of Sporosarcina sp. FSL K6-1508:
- a CDS encoding AbrB/MazE/SpoVT family DNA-binding domain-containing protein, with the protein MKSTGIVRKVDELGRIVMPKELRKTLKIDVGTPIEFFVEEDRIILRKYSPNRACFITGDILPDNVEYQGGITLSPKGAELLVEQIKSSKKSGSSTD; encoded by the coding sequence ATGAAAAGCACTGGTATTGTACGGAAAGTAGACGAATTAGGAAGAATAGTAATGCCAAAAGAACTGAGAAAAACTTTGAAGATTGATGTAGGGACCCCTATTGAATTCTTTGTTGAAGAAGATCGCATTATTCTCCGAAAGTATTCACCAAATCGCGCTTGTTTCATTACTGGAGATATTCTTCCTGATAATGTTGAATATCAAGGAGGCATCACATTAAGTCCGAAAGGCGCTGAACTATTAGTAGAGCAAATAAAAAGCAGCAAAAAAAGCGGCTCCTCCACAGATTGA
- a CDS encoding DUF3243 family protein → MLLERVELGDNMGLSDEKGAKTTGLANGEPSNRELKMLMDLLESGSKDEQHMLAKTLLEMVRKV, encoded by the coding sequence ATGCTTTTAGAGAGAGTTGAGTTAGGAGATAACATGGGGTTAAGTGATGAAAAGGGTGCTAAAACTACGGGATTAGCAAACGGAGAGCCCAGCAATAGGGAATTGAAAATGTTAATGGATCTTTTGGAATCCGGATCTAAAGATGAACAACATATGCTTGCAAAAACACTATTAGAAATGGTACGAAAAGTTTAA
- a CDS encoding ATP-dependent DNA ligase, with protein sequence MKLIKPMLLGYQEAVRSDEGWIYEPKFNGIRLLAENNRSYTRHGTVTTSIFPELIFGGNEVLLDGELIAPGEESPDDFEGAMSRFSGKKDQLISLMAFDVISYHTETVAHWPIEERKELLTEVISEIDSPYINLVPYVVTEGEQLFDVIKANKMEGIVAKRLGSSYIPGTRSNDWRKIINWSYHDCVVSKVTIGPLSVQLQSVEGEYLGSVVIGFTKEIKNKLVSITPPFLVKVKSRGWTSGRKLRLPQIVEIE encoded by the coding sequence ATGAAGCTGATTAAACCGATGCTGTTAGGCTATCAAGAGGCAGTTAGATCAGATGAGGGATGGATTTACGAACCAAAGTTCAATGGAATTCGACTGCTAGCAGAAAACAATCGATCCTATACACGTCACGGAACCGTTACAACAAGTATTTTTCCCGAACTTATTTTCGGAGGCAATGAAGTATTACTGGATGGTGAGCTGATTGCACCTGGCGAAGAATCACCAGATGACTTCGAGGGCGCGATGTCTCGATTTAGTGGTAAGAAGGATCAGCTTATTTCATTAATGGCTTTCGACGTTATTTCTTATCATACAGAAACCGTAGCGCACTGGCCTATCGAAGAAAGAAAAGAGTTGTTAACTGAGGTTATATCTGAAATTGATTCTCCCTATATTAATTTAGTTCCCTATGTGGTGACTGAAGGAGAACAACTATTTGATGTTATAAAAGCAAACAAAATGGAGGGGATCGTCGCCAAGCGATTAGGGAGTAGCTACATCCCTGGTACACGTTCAAATGATTGGCGTAAAATTATTAATTGGAGTTATCATGATTGTGTGGTTTCAAAGGTTACGATTGGCCCTCTCTCAGTTCAGTTGCAAAGCGTGGAGGGTGAATATCTGGGGAGTGTTGTTATCGGATTCACTAAGGAGATAAAGAATAAATTGGTTTCGATAACTCCCCCCTTCCTCGTTAAAGTAAAATCAAGAGGTTGGACGAGCGGAAGAAAGTTAAGGTTGCCGCAGATAGTGGAAATCGAATGA
- the ku gene encoding non-homologous end joining protein Ku, with the protein MHTVWKGAISFGLVTIPVKLHAATEDKGIKLKQLHSKCKKPIKQEKICPICNEDVDSESLVKGYEYATDRFVVVTDAELDGLKSDIGEKAVDIVEFVKLKEIDPVYFDKTYYLAADSNGSKAYALLREALAKSKKIGIAKITIRSKERLAAVRVLDNHLVLETLHFPDEVRSTVDLLQINNVKLTAKEKEIALSLIEQLTAEFDPSKYHDEYRERLEKLIESKIPKKAEQPSNVVNLMDAMERSIASIKQQKKQA; encoded by the coding sequence ATGCACACAGTTTGGAAAGGTGCTATTTCGTTTGGTCTTGTAACAATTCCGGTTAAATTACACGCTGCCACGGAAGACAAAGGAATTAAGTTAAAACAACTTCATTCGAAGTGTAAAAAGCCGATTAAACAGGAAAAAATTTGTCCTATATGTAATGAGGATGTGGATTCCGAATCGCTTGTAAAGGGCTATGAGTATGCGACAGACCGATTTGTAGTTGTTACAGATGCTGAATTAGATGGATTGAAAAGTGACATTGGGGAAAAAGCGGTTGATATCGTGGAGTTTGTTAAGCTAAAGGAAATCGATCCAGTCTATTTTGACAAGACATACTATTTAGCTGCAGATAGCAATGGTTCAAAAGCATATGCACTACTTCGTGAGGCATTGGCAAAGTCGAAAAAGATTGGCATTGCAAAGATAACGATACGATCTAAAGAGCGACTTGCAGCAGTCCGTGTCCTAGATAATCATCTAGTGTTGGAGACGTTACACTTTCCCGATGAGGTTAGGTCTACTGTTGATTTGCTCCAAATAAACAATGTCAAACTAACAGCCAAAGAAAAAGAAATCGCACTGTCTTTAATTGAGCAATTAACCGCCGAATTTGATCCAAGCAAGTATCATGACGAATACCGTGAAAGATTGGAAAAACTAATCGAAAGCAAGATCCCGAAAAAAGCCGAACAACCATCAAACGTCGTTAATCTTATGGATGCTATGGAGCGCAGTATTGCGTCAATCAAACAACAGAAAAAACAAGCATGA
- a CDS encoding transcriptional regulator has protein sequence MLKVLERTVRYGDLLDMIYVDGKGQISKRRIKVLQIGEVSFRAYCHMRGTNRTFTVDNVLALVPVVRKERMVI, from the coding sequence GTGCTTAAAGTGTTGGAGAGAACGGTAAGATATGGTGATTTACTGGATATGATTTATGTAGATGGGAAAGGTCAAATCAGTAAACGGAGAATAAAGGTATTGCAAATCGGTGAAGTGTCTTTTCGAGCGTACTGCCATATGCGTGGAACCAATCGCACGTTTACCGTCGATAATGTTTTAGCGCTTGTTCCCGTAGTTAGAAAAGAAAGGATGGTTATTTAA
- a CDS encoding LexA family protein encodes MSDRQQKIYDFIKSYIAENHYSPSMREITDAVGLKSVSTVHAHLDRMRDKGYIEFANTSARTLRIVV; translated from the coding sequence ATGAGTGACCGACAACAGAAAATTTATGATTTCATTAAAAGTTATATTGCTGAAAATCACTACTCTCCATCAATGAGAGAAATCACTGACGCGGTTGGACTAAAATCTGTATCAACAGTGCATGCCCACTTAGATAGGATGAGGGATAAGGGATATATTGAATTTGCAAATACTTCAGCACGCACTTTGCGAATCGTTGTATGA
- a CDS encoding Y-family DNA polymerase: protein MMDYSKFPSRQIACIDMMSFYASCMASLHNLDVRTDPIVVVGNLQHKGSIVLAASPAMKKIFRIKTGNRLFEIPNHPKIRLFEPKMSYFLEMSMSITRILHKYVPAEAIHVYSVDESFIDLTGTERLWGDPALTVRKIQHEISETLNLPSTAGMGPNMLMAKLALDLEAKKKGFAKWSYDDVQTKLWSVSPLSEMWGIGRQSEKSLNNMGIFSVGDLANASLERLEKKFGIMGNQLYHHAWGIDLSEVGAPMPEGQVSYGKSQILMRDYNKREEVNTVLLEMCEDVARRVREKQQAGRTISLGIGYSKNAFGGGFQRSRTIGEATNDTMQIYKVCKELMNENYNQQAVRQVSVSVTKLEDEQSMQLNLFDDGKWERRKLAGVIDDIRTRYGSTALLRAVSLTDAGTAIKRSKLVGGHKG, encoded by the coding sequence ATGATGGACTACAGTAAATTTCCCAGCCGACAGATCGCCTGTATCGATATGATGAGTTTTTACGCGAGTTGCATGGCTTCTCTGCATAATTTGGATGTCCGAACGGATCCAATTGTAGTCGTCGGAAACTTACAACATAAAGGATCGATTGTATTAGCTGCGTCACCGGCGATGAAAAAGATATTTCGTATTAAAACAGGTAATCGTTTGTTTGAAATTCCAAACCATCCCAAAATTCGATTGTTCGAGCCGAAAATGAGTTATTTTCTTGAAATGTCGATGTCCATTACTCGTATCCTTCATAAGTATGTGCCTGCCGAGGCTATACATGTGTACTCGGTCGATGAATCGTTTATAGACCTCACTGGCACAGAAAGGTTATGGGGAGATCCAGCATTAACTGTTAGAAAAATTCAGCACGAAATATCAGAAACATTAAATTTACCATCCACGGCTGGTATGGGCCCGAATATGCTTATGGCGAAACTGGCACTAGATCTCGAAGCGAAGAAAAAAGGCTTCGCAAAATGGTCATATGATGATGTGCAAACAAAATTATGGTCGGTTTCCCCATTAAGTGAAATGTGGGGAATTGGTAGGCAGTCTGAGAAGTCATTAAATAACATGGGCATATTTTCGGTTGGTGATCTTGCGAACGCTTCTCTTGAGAGACTTGAAAAGAAATTCGGCATCATGGGGAATCAGCTTTACCACCACGCTTGGGGCATCGACCTGTCAGAAGTAGGCGCACCGATGCCAGAAGGCCAGGTCAGTTACGGAAAGAGTCAAATCCTTATGCGCGATTACAACAAACGAGAAGAAGTAAATACAGTGCTCCTAGAGATGTGTGAAGACGTCGCTAGAAGAGTGCGTGAAAAACAACAGGCCGGACGGACGATATCACTTGGTATCGGGTATAGCAAGAATGCTTTTGGCGGAGGTTTCCAACGTTCTCGAACTATCGGAGAAGCCACAAACGATACGATGCAAATTTACAAAGTCTGCAAAGAGCTAATGAACGAAAACTATAACCAACAAGCCGTTCGTCAAGTATCAGTATCGGTTACAAAACTGGAAGATGAACAATCGATGCAGTTAAATTTATTCGATGACGGGAAATGGGAAAGGCGTAAATTGGCTGGCGTTATAGATGATATCCGTACTCGTTATGGATCCACTGCATTATTAAGGGCTGTCTCACTCACTGATGCAGGAACAGCTATTAAACGATCTAAGCTAGTCGGTGGACATAAAGGGTAG
- a CDS encoding YolD-like family protein, producing MIRDRGNIKWQGMMLTEHNVEIKHWLDMENYVERPELDDFDLQAIQYDIELAYKSRCVVSIKSWDKGKITLHSGKIKELNAQSMWITIDSPFGKDRMPVEDIIGVQCLE from the coding sequence GTGATTCGAGACCGTGGAAATATCAAATGGCAAGGCATGATGCTGACAGAGCATAACGTCGAAATTAAACACTGGTTAGATATGGAAAATTATGTTGAGCGTCCAGAGCTTGATGATTTTGATTTACAAGCTATCCAGTACGATATAGAGCTGGCGTACAAAAGTAGGTGTGTTGTATCCATAAAATCATGGGATAAAGGGAAAATCACTTTACACAGTGGAAAAATAAAAGAACTCAATGCACAGTCAATGTGGATTACGATTGATAGTCCATTTGGGAAGGACCGCATGCCAGTAGAGGATATAATTGGGGTACAATGTTTGGAGTAA
- a CDS encoding coiled-coil domain-containing protein yields MKCKHMISCLVALILISSSLSPLHILATPIKELQVKQELIEREKNRFNSGVEQKEIEIKSNDSEISTKLEQLHTLGNTLNTASKKIDKTEAEFYQTAEEIELLHKSISILEKDVSERDSVLRSRIRSIQANDGSIDFIDVLLGTTSISDFFQRYSALNALLEADRKIMKQQSSDIKQLEVKKRLVAENLSEQRDNKNSLQELYTILELQRIEKDSLVQELELEQILLTSEKEKLKSSYDIAVKMSEEIEQEIISLQNRQTINSNFYETASTYIPAAVCSKDGNINEDVFFAKFKSAGAFTGKGQAFIDIANEYHIDPVLMAAIAFHETGSGTSKAIREFNNPGGLMNPATNWSTLLRFDTVEDGLRTTGRTISKLINKGGLTTVSDLGSAYAPLGADNDPTGLNRHWAPNVTKFTNEFGGLIMNCEK; encoded by the coding sequence GTGAAATGTAAACACATGATCTCTTGTCTAGTCGCACTTATCCTTATTTCATCTTCCTTGTCACCTCTACATATTTTAGCAACCCCAATAAAAGAGCTGCAAGTAAAACAGGAATTAATTGAAAGAGAGAAAAACAGATTTAATTCAGGCGTTGAACAAAAAGAAATAGAAATTAAATCAAATGACTCCGAAATCAGCACTAAACTTGAGCAACTTCACACACTAGGCAACACTTTAAACACCGCCAGTAAAAAAATTGATAAAACTGAAGCGGAATTCTATCAAACTGCTGAAGAAATAGAACTATTACATAAGTCTATATCTATCCTTGAAAAAGACGTTTCTGAACGTGATTCTGTATTGCGTAGCCGAATACGATCAATACAAGCAAACGACGGCTCGATTGATTTCATTGATGTACTTCTGGGAACTACCAGCATCTCTGATTTTTTTCAACGATATTCTGCTTTAAATGCACTATTGGAAGCCGATCGAAAGATAATGAAACAACAATCATCTGATATCAAGCAACTTGAAGTCAAAAAAAGATTAGTAGCAGAAAATCTATCGGAGCAAAGAGATAATAAAAATTCTCTGCAAGAATTATATACCATACTCGAATTACAAAGAATAGAGAAAGATTCTTTAGTTCAAGAACTTGAATTAGAACAAATACTATTGACTAGCGAGAAAGAAAAATTAAAAAGCTCATATGATATAGCTGTAAAAATGAGCGAAGAAATCGAGCAAGAAATCATTTCACTTCAAAATAGACAAACTATAAACAGCAATTTTTATGAGACTGCTTCAACCTATATACCAGCAGCAGTATGCAGTAAAGATGGAAATATTAACGAAGATGTATTTTTCGCAAAGTTTAAATCTGCTGGCGCATTTACAGGGAAGGGACAAGCATTCATAGATATTGCAAACGAGTATCATATTGACCCCGTTTTAATGGCCGCTATCGCTTTTCATGAAACAGGCAGTGGTACATCAAAAGCAATTAGGGAATTTAACAATCCAGGGGGGTTAATGAATCCGGCGACAAATTGGTCGACATTACTCCGCTTTGATACGGTAGAAGATGGATTACGAACGACTGGCAGAACTATAAGCAAACTTATTAATAAAGGTGGGTTAACGACAGTTAGCGACCTTGGCAGCGCCTATGCACCTCTTGGAGCGGACAACGATCCAACTGGGCTGAATAGACATTGGGCCCCTAACGTAACAAAATTCACAAACGAATTTGGTGGACTGATTATGAATTGTGAAAAATAA
- a CDS encoding metallophosphoesterase family protein: MKLLAFADVRTTLKLPEVEPDIVLLLGDIPSRMVSKIDRMYSCRKLGVMGNHCHQLNFEDTSVINMHNQIMSFDGVTFAGFEGSPVYKEQKFGQQTEAEANAFVQKIGRHRVDILLTHSNPAYGDMDLDDAHRGFQAFNNLIFNEQVTHLLHGHLHDPFTRNVNGCTINSVYPYLWIPDLSIIPINCSQ, encoded by the coding sequence ATGAAACTTTTAGCATTTGCAGACGTAAGAACGACTTTAAAATTACCAGAGGTAGAACCTGATATCGTTCTTTTATTAGGTGACATACCTTCTCGAATGGTTTCAAAAATAGATCGAATGTATTCTTGTCGAAAACTTGGTGTGATGGGTAACCATTGCCATCAGTTGAATTTTGAAGACACGTCAGTTATTAATATGCATAATCAGATCATGTCGTTTGACGGCGTCACATTTGCAGGATTTGAGGGTTCCCCTGTATATAAAGAACAGAAATTTGGTCAGCAGACTGAAGCTGAGGCGAATGCATTCGTACAAAAGATAGGGCGGCATCGCGTAGATATCTTGTTGACACATTCCAATCCAGCTTATGGAGATATGGATTTAGATGATGCACACCGTGGGTTCCAAGCTTTTAATAATTTAATTTTTAACGAACAAGTTACTCATCTTCTCCACGGCCATCTACACGATCCATTTACACGTAATGTGAATGGTTGCACGATTAATTCCGTGTATCCATATCTCTGGATTCCGGATTTGTCAATTATCCCAATAAATTGTAGTCAGTAG
- a CDS encoding DUF2325 domain-containing protein: MAKRTVAIIGGSQEQSFIKIGKKMGCNVLFHNGITRNGGTKKDFRPLVKKADCVVLLLGACSHVTMNIVKNLCKEHEINIAYHQGFGVSGALNAGIDIMEAAV, from the coding sequence ATGGCAAAAAGAACAGTAGCAATCATCGGTGGAAGTCAAGAACAATCATTTATAAAGATTGGGAAGAAAATGGGGTGTAATGTGCTCTTTCATAATGGAATTACTCGTAATGGGGGCACAAAGAAAGATTTTAGACCTCTTGTAAAGAAGGCAGATTGTGTTGTTCTCTTGCTTGGTGCATGTAGTCACGTCACTATGAACATCGTGAAAAACCTTTGCAAAGAGCATGAAATCAATATCGCTTACCATCAAGGATTTGGAGTCAGTGGGGCGCTAAACGCTGGTATAGATATCATGGAGGCTGCTGTCTAA